The following are encoded together in the Astyanax mexicanus isolate ESR-SI-001 chromosome 8, AstMex3_surface, whole genome shotgun sequence genome:
- the LOC125780473 gene encoding uncharacterized protein LOC125780473 isoform X6, which produces MAHITHFRCGETGDPDLKREGNLYKCQCCSFRTDREHSMKYHVKNHLTLAVQHAGYLICKCSLMCRENSHFHCLYCHKTIIKKIQFITHLQLCSKTSPCPVDDTTRGPSSAPTACTCTESTAPTSSSPTPPPPVIPLPLVPDSLPPTSPQPTDALPPQKPPRLCGQRQHTVMCIHCGIEINKRNLRVHLLRKHTDNKKDITAQHHLSCECVDATNGIFAVAKSFTGPNTPIHVIKKNWGMNQQTRCEMDLCRINSEFAQRSNLHPFECQHVKSLTYCPPAKIYSPTLEEDTLTEMVHDKWFGNDKKNLCLQRQREANNGRAPLSCQVTVGGPPSKRFISVFEPNISYYSRLGRVLVSFDTKRIEWHCPCAKSRQSCIHKCIAKWHLFQTEQMLFRRVRIVEDDIQEVFTEGTEDVEEQQLDEGPRYPPEDAQLSRMVHYIFKNKKLPAVLPADVANARNVFPKHLVPLETICTECTENTLLSEPQLITSKATILTMTDVIEGISTYCKCCYRCGMIYRYQEWSDGVHNYDDHILLSLHLCIFLRNSLQTHQAIGSAVEALEKTCGKRFPSHQRVLYAYLHFEALTDHSYTFACVTCGYHPVTVVMDLHKKGVFSMPVSNIEVPPQDFDGKVNAEEFWEGVSLEMISRGLVPSNRQNPFVVCPSYHYWAPWIGRHTRSTSMVLNTEYSKVHTARTPDEASDFNITEDRLTDEILKLKMEAVRSLCKQCGIDSKGSRMDLVMRLRQEMQTRGTYDKIFSKVWGASGGWAVVTCPCAIVYAVKFNLRAESPRDFSDILLSMTHFPNLTLYDFARGLATHTNLREPESMPFSPYEGRLLEPTDNNVRLASAGQIKVSLPWLTSKKVVPDENGHPLTGSSEPYALYDRFHEANTKDKKDALRKIELIPEVCGWVNSQCAEQLFAGMRKNNHFLNMMTPTSHIFLVRNILHHYNNARNTKTLEEMKKALHVGMEIEFNSRGQTVMAAASAPGVSTASAAAPGVSRAAAAAPGVSTAAAAAAAAPGVSRASATPGVSRAAAAAPGVSRASATPGVSRAAAAAPGVSRASAAPGVSTAAAAAAPGVSRASATPGVSRAAAAAPGVSRASAAPGVSRASAAAPGMSAAAAAAAAPGVSRASATPGVSRAAATAPGVSRASAAPGVSRASAAAPGMSTAAAAAAAPGVSAAAAAAAAAAPGVSRASATPGVSRAAAAAPGVSRASANPGVSTTSAGAPGVSAEAISAPGLSVAEAAPVVSIVPQIAPKSVANCWRLTHLDHICASRNIWDFKLHKGLETLVNSALDSTQSAHEAIGSVGGTALKRSDFMSLGLDQEVEATIANCCFSICKIAAQQGKDVHAVDAYVVALNADPLLSLPSDAASKDCILFPVWKPGHWLLCVLKPKVKRIHILDSSGPSAHGDIECLSIISMLATRLVPGSWIIARNEDVPVQFGSSDCGVFMLMYALYVAHEWTFDFTQHDMPSIRRWWVNLLINNMTHGRKRRYDDITGQCMEQEYQGPEQENSEYLMSKDEETVAARTTGHHYRDSRLYRDSLEAQRWCNEHRNKFCGDVAPPPILNMSEEEMEEAFQKLDTLSIHTDEDERSDVLRNFGFSFTDLKDMAFFLDNVREKMGKRVSCELI; this is translated from the exons GATACCTTATCTGTAAATGCAGTCTGATGTGCAGAGAAAATTCACATTTCCATTGCTTGTACTGccacaaaacaataataaagaaGATTCAGTTCATCACCCATTTACAATTGTGCAGTAAAACATCCCCTTGTCCTGTTGATGACACCACAAGAGGACCTTCTTCCGCTCCCACTGCTTGTACTTGCACAGAATCTACTGCTCCTACATCTTCTTCTCCAACTCCTCCTCCACCTGTTATTCCTCTACCACTGGTTCCTGATTCTCTTCCTCCAACTTCTCCTCAGCCTACTGATGCTTtaccaccacagaaaccacccagACTCTGTGGACAGAGGCAGCACACTGTCATGTGTATTCATTGTGGAATAGAGATAAACAAACGTAACTTAAGGGTACATCTACTGAGGAAACATACTGACAATAAGAAGGATATAACCGCACAGCATCATCTTAGTTGTGAGTGTGTTGATGCTACGAATGGCATTTTTGCCGTAGCAAAGTCATTTACAGGCCCCAATACACCTATTCACGTCATTAAAAAGAATTGGGGTATGAATCAGCAAACAAGATGTGAAATGGATCTGTGTAGGATCAACTCAGAATTTGCACAAAGAAGTAACTTACATCCATTTGAGTGTCAGCATGTTAAGTCCCTCACCTATTGCCCACCTGCTAAAATTTATTCTCCTACTCTTGAAGAGGATACTTTGACGGAAATGGTTCATGATAAGTGGTTTGGGAATGATAAAAAGAATCTATGTCTGCAACGGCAAAGAGAGGCAAATAATGGACGAGCCCCTCTGTCATGCCAGGTTACAGTAGGTGGGCCTCCATCAAAAagatttatttctgtgtttgagCCGAACATTTCTTATTATAGCAGGTTAGGTAGAGTGCTTGTTTCCTTTGACACAAAGAGGATTGAATGGCACTGCCCATGTGCAAAGTCTAGGCAGTCTTGCATTCACAAATGCATTGCAAAGTGGCATCTGTTTCAGACGGAACAGATGCTTTTCAGACGTGTTCGGATAGTGGAAGATGATATCCAGGAAGTATTTACAGAAGGTACAGAGGATGTGGAAGAACAGCAACTGGATGAAGGGCCACGGTATCCACCGGAAGATGCACAACTCTCACGAATGGTGCACTATATCTTCAAAAACAAGAAGCTTCCTGCAGTTCTCCCTGCTGATGTAGCCAATGCAAGAAATGTTTTCCCAAAGCACTTGGTTCCATTGGAGACCATTTGCACAGAATGCACAGAAAACACTCTACTTAGTGAACCTCAGCTTATCACTTCAAAAGCAACAATCTTGACTATGACAGATGTCATTGAAG GGATTTCAACATACTGCAAGTGCTGCTACAGGTGTGGTATGATCTATCGCTACCAGGAATGGTCTGATGGAGTTCACAACTATGATGACCACATACTTCTGTCCTTGCATCTCTGTATCTTCCTTCGCAACAGTCTCCAA ACTCACCAGGCTATTGGAAGTGCTGTAGAAGCATTAGAGAAGACGTGTGGTAAAAGATTTCCATCACATCAAAGAGTGTTGTATGCGTATCTCCATTTTGAGGCCCTGACAGATCACTCGTACACTTTTGCATGTGTAACGTGTGGTTACCATCCTGTAACAGTTGTCATGGACCTTCATAAAAAGGGAGTCTTTAGTATGCCTG TGAGCAACATTGAGGTACCACCTCAGGATTTTGATGGGAAAGTCAATGCTGAAGAGTTTTGGGAAGGGGTATCATTGGAAATGATCAGTCGTGGCTTGGTGCCAA gcAATAGACAAAACCCATTTGTGGTTTGTCCAAGCTACCATTACTGGGCCCCATGGATTGGTCGCCACACAAGAAGCACCAGTATGGTCTTAAACACAGAGTACAGTAAAGTCCATACAGCCCGCACTCCAGATGAAGCATCTGACTTCAACATCACAGAGGACCGTCTCACAGACGAGATTCTTAAACTTAAG ATGGAAGCTGTGCGTAGTTTATGCAAGCAGTGTGGCATAGACTCCAAGGGCTCCAGAATGGACTTAGTTATGAGGTTGCGCCAAGAAATGCAAACCCGAGGAACATATGACAAAATCTTTTCTAAGGTCTGGGGAGCATCTG GTGGATGGGCTGTGGTTACCTGTCCCTGTGCTATTGTGTACGCCGTAAAATTTAACCTAAGGGCAGAGAGCCCAAGAGATTTTTCAGACATTCTATTATCAATGACTCATTTCCCCAATCTGACATTGTATGATTTTGCCAGAGGGCTGGCAACCCATACAAATCTGAGGGAGCCAGAGTCTATGCCTTTTAGCCCCTATGAGGGCAGGCTGCTTGAACCAACAGACAACAATGTCAGACTGGCTTCAGCAGGGCAGATTAAAGTGAGTTTGCCTTGGCTGACAAGTAAAAAGGTTGTACCTGATGAAAATGGTCACCCCCTGACAGGGTCATCAGAGCCTTATGCTCTATATGACCGCTTCCATGAGGCAAACACAAAAGACAAAAAGGATGCTTTGCGCAAAATAGAACTTATTCCAGAGGTATGTGGCTGGGTCAATAGCCAGTGTGCTGAGCAGCTTTTTGCTGGCATGAGGAAGAACAATCACTTCCTTAACATGATGACTCCCACATCACATATATTTTTAGTGCGAAATATTTTGCACCACTACAACAATGCACGCAACACAAAGACTCTTGAAGAGATGAAGAAAGCATTACATGTTGGAATGGAAATAGAGTTCAATTCAAGGGGACAGACAGTAATGG CAGCAGCATCGGCACCTGGAGTGTCCACAGCATCAGCAGCGGCCCCTGGAGtgtccagagcagcagcagcggcccctggagtgtccacagcagcagcagcagcagcagcggcccctggtgtgtccagagcatcagccacccctggagtgtccagagcagcagcagcggcccctggtgtgtccagagcatcagccacccctggagtgtccagagcagcagcagcggcccctGGTGTGTCCAGAGCATCAGCGGCCCCTGGAGTGTccacagcagcagcggcagcggcccctggtgtgtccagagcatcagccacccctggagtgtccagagcagcagcagcggcccctGGTGTGTCCAGAGCATCAGCGGCCCCTGGAGTGTCCAGAGCATCAGCAGCGGCCCCTGGAAtgtccgcagcagcagcagcagcggcggcccCTGGTGTGTCCAGAGCATCAGCCACACCTGGAGTGTCCAGAGCAGCAGCAACGGCCCCTGGTGTGTCCAGAGCATCAGCGGCCCCTGGAGTGTCCAGAGCATCAGCAGCGGCCCCTGGAAtgtccacagcagcagcagcggcggcggcccctggtgtgtccgcagcagcagcagcagcagcagcggcggcccctggtgtgtccagagcatcagccacccctggagtgtccagagcagcagcagcggcccctGGTGTGTCCAGAGCATCAGCGAACCCTGGAGTGTCCACAACATCAGCAGGGGCCCCTGGTGTGTCCGCAGAAGCAATATCGGCCCCTGGTTTGTCCGTAGCAGAAGCAGCACCTGTTGTATCCATAGTACCTCAAATAGCACCAAAATCTG tggcAAACTGTTGGAGGCTGACACACTTAGACCATATATGTGCCAGCAGGAATATCTGGGACTTCAAACTTCACAAAGGACTGGAGACACTG gttaattcTGCATTGGATTCCACACAGTCCGCCCATGAAGCCATAGGTTCTGTGGGCGGGACTGCATTGAAAAGGTCAGACTTCATGTCCTTAGGATTGGACCAAGAAGTCGAGGCAACA ATAGCCAACTGTTGCTTTTCAATATGTAAAATTGCGGCACAGCAG GGAAAGGATGTCCATGCTGTTGATGCTTATGTGGTGGCTCTCAATGCGGACCCATTGTTGTCTCTACCA TCAGATGCAGCATCAAAAGATTGTATCCTTTTCCCCGTATGGAAACCAGGACACTGGCTCCTatgt GTTCTCAAGCCAAAAGTTAAGAGGATTCACATTCTCGACTCCTCTGGCCCTAGTGCTCATGGAGATATTGAGTGTTTATCCATTATCAG CATGCTTGCTACAAGGCTTGTTCCAGGATCCTGGATAATTGCTAGAAATGAG GATGTTCCAGTACAGTTTGGGAGTTCTGACTGTGGAGTATTCATGCTTATG TATGCACTATATGTTGCCCATGAATGGACCTTCGACTTCACTCAG CATGATATGCCTAGCATAAGGAGATGGTGGGTGAACCTCCTGATCAACAACATGACACATGGAAG GAAGAGGAGATATGATGATATCACTGGTCAGTGCATGGAGCAGGAGTACCAGGGCCCTGAACAGGAGAACTCTGAATATTTGATG TCAAAAGATGAGGAGACTGTAGCTGCCAGGACAACTGGGCACCACTACAGG GACAGCAGATTATACCGTGACAGCTTGGAAGCGCAGAGATGGTGCAATGAACACAGGAACAAGTTTTGCGGAGATGTTGCACCACCTCCGATTCTAAACATGTCTGAAGAGGAGATGGAAGAGGCATTTCAGAAACTGGACACCCTCAGTATACACACTGATGAGGACGAAAGATCTGATGTGCTTAGAAACTTTGGTTTTTCGTTTACTGATCTGAAAGACATggctttttttttagataatgtcagagaaaaaatgggcaaaagagtctcctgcgagttaatttaa
- the LOC125780473 gene encoding uncharacterized protein LOC125780473 isoform X13 — translation MAHITHFRCGETGDPDLKREGNLYKCQCCSFRTDREHSMKYHVKNHLTLAVQHAGISTYCKCCYRCGMIYRYQEWSDGVHNYDDHILLSLHLCIFLRNSLQTHQAIGSAVEALEKTCGKRFPSHQRVLYAYLHFEALTDHSYTFACVTCGYHPVTVVMDLHKKGVFSMPVSNIEVPPQDFDGKVNAEEFWEGVSLEMISRGLVPSNRQNPFVVCPSYHYWAPWIGRHTRSTSMVLNTEYSKVHTARTPDEASDFNITEDRLTDEILKLKMEAVRSLCKQCGIDSKGSRMDLVMRLRQEMQTRGTYDKIFSKVWGASGGWAVVTCPCAIVYAVKFNLRAESPRDFSDILLSMTHFPNLTLYDFARGLATHTNLREPESMPFSPYEGRLLEPTDNNVRLASAGQIKVSLPWLTSKKVVPDENGHPLTGSSEPYALYDRFHEANTKDKKDALRKIELIPEVCGWVNSQCAEQLFAGMRKNNHFLNMMTPTSHIFLVRNILHHYNNARNTKTLEEMKKALHVGMEIEFNSRGQTVMAAASAPGVSTASAAAPGVSRAAAAAPGVSTAAAAAAAAPGVSRASATPGVSRAAAAAPGVSRASATPGVSRAAAAAPGVSRASAAPGVSTAAAAAAPGVSRASATPGVSRAAAAAPGVSRASAAPGVSRASAAAPGMSAAAAAAAAPGVSRASATPGVSRAAATAPGVSRASAAPGVSRASAAAPGMSTAAAAAAAPGVSAAAAAAAAAAPGVSRASATPGVSRAAAAAPGVSRASANPGVSTTSAGAPGVSAEAISAPGLSVAEAAPVVSIVPQIAPKSVANCWRLTHLDHICASRNIWDFKLHKGLETLVNSALDSTQSAHEAIGSVGGTALKRSDFMSLGLDQEVEATIANCCFSICKIAAQQGKDVHAVDAYVVALNADPLLSLPSDAASKDCILFPVWKPGHWLLCVLKPKVKRIHILDSSGPSAHGDIECLSIISMLATRLVPGSWIIARNEDVPVQFGSSDCGVFMLMYALYVAHEWTFDFTQHDMPSIRRWWVNLLINNMTHGRKRRYDDITGQCMEQEYQGPEQENSEYLMSKDEETVAARTTGHHYRDSRLYRDSLEAQRWCNEHRNKFCGDVAPPPILNMSEEEMEEAFQKLDTLSIHTDEDERSDVLRNFGFSFTDLKDMAFFLDNVREKMGKRVSCELI, via the exons GGATTTCAACATACTGCAAGTGCTGCTACAGGTGTGGTATGATCTATCGCTACCAGGAATGGTCTGATGGAGTTCACAACTATGATGACCACATACTTCTGTCCTTGCATCTCTGTATCTTCCTTCGCAACAGTCTCCAA ACTCACCAGGCTATTGGAAGTGCTGTAGAAGCATTAGAGAAGACGTGTGGTAAAAGATTTCCATCACATCAAAGAGTGTTGTATGCGTATCTCCATTTTGAGGCCCTGACAGATCACTCGTACACTTTTGCATGTGTAACGTGTGGTTACCATCCTGTAACAGTTGTCATGGACCTTCATAAAAAGGGAGTCTTTAGTATGCCTG TGAGCAACATTGAGGTACCACCTCAGGATTTTGATGGGAAAGTCAATGCTGAAGAGTTTTGGGAAGGGGTATCATTGGAAATGATCAGTCGTGGCTTGGTGCCAA gcAATAGACAAAACCCATTTGTGGTTTGTCCAAGCTACCATTACTGGGCCCCATGGATTGGTCGCCACACAAGAAGCACCAGTATGGTCTTAAACACAGAGTACAGTAAAGTCCATACAGCCCGCACTCCAGATGAAGCATCTGACTTCAACATCACAGAGGACCGTCTCACAGACGAGATTCTTAAACTTAAG ATGGAAGCTGTGCGTAGTTTATGCAAGCAGTGTGGCATAGACTCCAAGGGCTCCAGAATGGACTTAGTTATGAGGTTGCGCCAAGAAATGCAAACCCGAGGAACATATGACAAAATCTTTTCTAAGGTCTGGGGAGCATCTG GTGGATGGGCTGTGGTTACCTGTCCCTGTGCTATTGTGTACGCCGTAAAATTTAACCTAAGGGCAGAGAGCCCAAGAGATTTTTCAGACATTCTATTATCAATGACTCATTTCCCCAATCTGACATTGTATGATTTTGCCAGAGGGCTGGCAACCCATACAAATCTGAGGGAGCCAGAGTCTATGCCTTTTAGCCCCTATGAGGGCAGGCTGCTTGAACCAACAGACAACAATGTCAGACTGGCTTCAGCAGGGCAGATTAAAGTGAGTTTGCCTTGGCTGACAAGTAAAAAGGTTGTACCTGATGAAAATGGTCACCCCCTGACAGGGTCATCAGAGCCTTATGCTCTATATGACCGCTTCCATGAGGCAAACACAAAAGACAAAAAGGATGCTTTGCGCAAAATAGAACTTATTCCAGAGGTATGTGGCTGGGTCAATAGCCAGTGTGCTGAGCAGCTTTTTGCTGGCATGAGGAAGAACAATCACTTCCTTAACATGATGACTCCCACATCACATATATTTTTAGTGCGAAATATTTTGCACCACTACAACAATGCACGCAACACAAAGACTCTTGAAGAGATGAAGAAAGCATTACATGTTGGAATGGAAATAGAGTTCAATTCAAGGGGACAGACAGTAATGG CAGCAGCATCGGCACCTGGAGTGTCCACAGCATCAGCAGCGGCCCCTGGAGtgtccagagcagcagcagcggcccctggagtgtccacagcagcagcagcagcagcagcggcccctggtgtgtccagagcatcagccacccctggagtgtccagagcagcagcagcggcccctggtgtgtccagagcatcagccacccctggagtgtccagagcagcagcagcggcccctGGTGTGTCCAGAGCATCAGCGGCCCCTGGAGTGTccacagcagcagcggcagcggcccctggtgtgtccagagcatcagccacccctggagtgtccagagcagcagcagcggcccctGGTGTGTCCAGAGCATCAGCGGCCCCTGGAGTGTCCAGAGCATCAGCAGCGGCCCCTGGAAtgtccgcagcagcagcagcagcggcggcccCTGGTGTGTCCAGAGCATCAGCCACACCTGGAGTGTCCAGAGCAGCAGCAACGGCCCCTGGTGTGTCCAGAGCATCAGCGGCCCCTGGAGTGTCCAGAGCATCAGCAGCGGCCCCTGGAAtgtccacagcagcagcagcggcggcggcccctggtgtgtccgcagcagcagcagcagcagcagcggcggcccctggtgtgtccagagcatcagccacccctggagtgtccagagcagcagcagcggcccctGGTGTGTCCAGAGCATCAGCGAACCCTGGAGTGTCCACAACATCAGCAGGGGCCCCTGGTGTGTCCGCAGAAGCAATATCGGCCCCTGGTTTGTCCGTAGCAGAAGCAGCACCTGTTGTATCCATAGTACCTCAAATAGCACCAAAATCTG tggcAAACTGTTGGAGGCTGACACACTTAGACCATATATGTGCCAGCAGGAATATCTGGGACTTCAAACTTCACAAAGGACTGGAGACACTG gttaattcTGCATTGGATTCCACACAGTCCGCCCATGAAGCCATAGGTTCTGTGGGCGGGACTGCATTGAAAAGGTCAGACTTCATGTCCTTAGGATTGGACCAAGAAGTCGAGGCAACA ATAGCCAACTGTTGCTTTTCAATATGTAAAATTGCGGCACAGCAG GGAAAGGATGTCCATGCTGTTGATGCTTATGTGGTGGCTCTCAATGCGGACCCATTGTTGTCTCTACCA TCAGATGCAGCATCAAAAGATTGTATCCTTTTCCCCGTATGGAAACCAGGACACTGGCTCCTatgt GTTCTCAAGCCAAAAGTTAAGAGGATTCACATTCTCGACTCCTCTGGCCCTAGTGCTCATGGAGATATTGAGTGTTTATCCATTATCAG CATGCTTGCTACAAGGCTTGTTCCAGGATCCTGGATAATTGCTAGAAATGAG GATGTTCCAGTACAGTTTGGGAGTTCTGACTGTGGAGTATTCATGCTTATG TATGCACTATATGTTGCCCATGAATGGACCTTCGACTTCACTCAG CATGATATGCCTAGCATAAGGAGATGGTGGGTGAACCTCCTGATCAACAACATGACACATGGAAG GAAGAGGAGATATGATGATATCACTGGTCAGTGCATGGAGCAGGAGTACCAGGGCCCTGAACAGGAGAACTCTGAATATTTGATG TCAAAAGATGAGGAGACTGTAGCTGCCAGGACAACTGGGCACCACTACAGG GACAGCAGATTATACCGTGACAGCTTGGAAGCGCAGAGATGGTGCAATGAACACAGGAACAAGTTTTGCGGAGATGTTGCACCACCTCCGATTCTAAACATGTCTGAAGAGGAGATGGAAGAGGCATTTCAGAAACTGGACACCCTCAGTATACACACTGATGAGGACGAAAGATCTGATGTGCTTAGAAACTTTGGTTTTTCGTTTACTGATCTGAAAGACATggctttttttttagataatgtcagagaaaaaatgggcaaaagagtctcctgcgagttaatttaa